A genomic window from Candidatus Saccharibacteria bacterium includes:
- the tig gene encoding trigger factor: MKHTRKDVSESKIEYQITVAAEDVAKHHRAAVSKLARDVKVAGFRAGHVPPEVAEKHIDPSALADESVNRAINGALVELIELDQIQLLDQPDISVTKFVPGQTLEFKATVEIVPPVKLADPAKLKTKKSAVKIDADEVDEVINRIRNDAAEKVTIKRAAESGDEAIINFDGKDKDGKSIEGAKGDDYALKLGSNSFIPGFEEGIVGHKAGDIFDLPLVFPKDYGAKHLAGAKVNFHIEVKEIKEIKLPELDDTFAASIAPDFKTVDDLKKDIRSELETRAAYDVEQKFKDDLLDELTEKSKVPTPEILVTDQLTSLERNFAQNLMYRGMTVEQYLEGENLTHDEWTKKELRPAAEKRVRNSLVMAQLTRDWDVTVSEDEVVAQQAKVVAQYNDPSLRQRFESDEAKRQLAQQLIADKTLTKLAELNSK; this comes from the coding sequence ATGAAACATACCCGCAAAGACGTATCAGAGAGCAAAATTGAATATCAAATCACAGTAGCCGCCGAGGACGTAGCGAAGCATCACCGCGCTGCCGTGAGTAAACTAGCGCGCGACGTCAAAGTCGCTGGTTTTCGCGCTGGTCATGTACCACCAGAGGTCGCAGAAAAGCATATTGATCCGAGCGCGCTGGCTGACGAGTCTGTTAATCGCGCTATTAACGGTGCGTTAGTCGAGTTGATTGAGCTAGATCAGATTCAGTTGCTCGACCAGCCAGACATTTCTGTTACCAAATTTGTACCAGGTCAGACGCTAGAATTCAAGGCGACTGTCGAGATTGTCCCGCCGGTCAAATTAGCTGATCCAGCCAAATTAAAAACCAAGAAATCTGCCGTTAAAATCGACGCCGATGAGGTTGACGAGGTGATTAACCGCATTCGCAATGACGCTGCCGAAAAAGTTACTATCAAACGCGCCGCGGAATCAGGCGATGAGGCCATTATTAATTTCGATGGCAAAGACAAGGACGGCAAATCGATCGAAGGTGCCAAAGGTGATGATTACGCACTGAAACTCGGCTCGAACAGCTTTATTCCAGGGTTCGAAGAGGGTATTGTAGGCCACAAAGCGGGTGACATATTCGACCTGCCGCTGGTTTTTCCTAAAGATTATGGTGCAAAACATCTCGCTGGCGCCAAGGTTAATTTCCATATCGAGGTCAAAGAAATCAAGGAAATCAAACTACCTGAGCTAGATGACACATTTGCCGCTTCGATCGCCCCAGATTTCAAAACTGTCGATGATCTGAAAAAGGATATCCGCAGCGAGCTAGAGACCCGCGCCGCATATGACGTCGAGCAGAAATTCAAAGATGACCTATTAGACGAGCTGACCGAGAAATCCAAAGTACCAACTCCCGAGATTTTGGTCACAGATCAGCTAACTTCGCTCGAACGCAATTTTGCCCAGAATCTGATGTATCGCGGTATGACTGTCGAACAATATCTCGAGGGCGAAAACCTAACGCACGACGAATGGACGAAAAAGGAACTGCGACCAGCCGCCGAGAAACGAGTTCGTAACAGTCTCGTCATGGCACAGTTAACACGTGACTGGGATGTGACGGTTAGCGAAGATGAAGTGGTCGCCCAGCAAGCTAAAGTGGTCGCCCAGTATAACGATCCTAGTCTCAGGCAGCGATTTGAGTCTGATGAAGCCAAGCGACAGCTAGCTCAGCAACTCATAGCTGACAAAACGCTCACCAAATTAGCAGAACTCAATAGCAAATAA
- a CDS encoding ATP-dependent Clp protease proteolytic subunit, translating to MIPTVLEKSYDGERAYDIYSRLLKDRIIFIGDEINDQTANLVVAQLLFLASEDDSKDINLYINSPGGSVYDGLAIYDTMNFIKPDVATFGIGLQASMAAVLLASGAKGKRHMLPHAKTMIHQPRGGTEGVMTDMEISLREGLDIKKTLSTIMAHNTGQKLDKVTADMERDFWMSAEDAKKYGIIDKVVTVRS from the coding sequence TTGATCCCAACCGTGCTCGAAAAGTCTTATGATGGGGAGCGTGCCTATGATATCTATTCGCGACTCCTCAAAGACCGAATTATCTTTATTGGTGACGAAATCAACGATCAGACAGCTAATCTGGTTGTAGCGCAATTGCTTTTTCTAGCCAGCGAGGATGACAGCAAGGATATCAATCTCTATATCAATAGTCCGGGCGGTAGTGTTTATGACGGCCTGGCGATTTACGACACGATGAACTTTATTAAACCGGATGTCGCGACGTTCGGCATCGGTTTGCAGGCCTCGATGGCCGCGGTGTTGCTCGCGAGCGGCGCCAAAGGTAAACGCCACATGTTGCCGCATGCCAAAACTATGATCCACCAGCCGCGCGGTGGCACCGAGGGCGTCATGACCGACATGGAGATTTCTTTGCGCGAAGGCCTCGACATCAAAAAGACCTTATCAACCATTATGGCGCATAACACCGGTCAGAAACTCGACAAAGTTACAGCTGACATGGAGCGAGATTTTTGGATGAGCGCCGAAGATGCCAAAAAATACGGCATTATCGACAAAGTCGTGACGGTTCGGTCGTAA
- a CDS encoding histidine--tRNA ligase → MSLSTSSYKGTRDLYPEDMRVRNYIFSKWRQVVESFGYEEYDAPMLEPLELYAAKSGQEIVNDQTYRFTDRGEREVAIRPEMTPSVARMVAARRQEIALPARLYSISNFMRYERPQKGREREFWQLNFDLFGVEGIKADIEILSLSSAVVKSFNATDDMFTIRISDRQWIDFVMRSYLGLDETRSLAMVKLFDRFEKMDRSSFNEQAADIFGADDATDGINKINSLLVSNIEDLPAEVRGAEFASIRVVIEELAKRGVTNVTFDPTLMRGFDYYTGIVFEIFDEAPENRRAMFGGGRYDGLVGLFGVEDLPVVGAAPGETMFVEFLVAHDLLPNLQPTPQVTVLELGDADSSSVVTELRTNGIRVAVDFTNRKLDRKIKAAVKAGVSYVMFVGNDELTSGNFPLKNLVNGEQNTLDLEQIIVTVSS, encoded by the coding sequence ATGTCCTTATCAACCAGCAGCTACAAAGGCACGCGCGACCTCTATCCTGAGGATATGAGAGTGCGTAACTATATATTCAGTAAATGGCGTCAAGTTGTTGAAAGCTTTGGCTACGAAGAATACGACGCCCCGATGCTAGAGCCATTAGAGCTCTACGCTGCTAAATCTGGCCAGGAGATCGTCAATGACCAAACCTACCGATTTACCGATCGCGGTGAGCGTGAAGTAGCTATTCGGCCCGAAATGACACCGAGCGTGGCTCGTATGGTGGCGGCGCGGCGCCAGGAAATAGCGCTACCAGCGCGACTTTATTCTATCAGTAACTTTATGCGCTATGAACGACCACAAAAGGGTCGCGAGCGCGAATTTTGGCAATTGAATTTTGACCTCTTTGGCGTCGAAGGTATCAAGGCTGACATTGAGATCTTGAGCCTATCGAGTGCTGTCGTAAAATCTTTTAATGCTACTGATGATATGTTTACAATTCGTATCAGCGATCGTCAGTGGATCGACTTTGTGATGCGCAGCTATCTCGGTCTAGATGAAACTCGATCTCTTGCCATGGTTAAACTATTCGATCGTTTCGAAAAGATGGATAGAAGTAGCTTTAACGAGCAAGCTGCCGACATCTTTGGCGCAGACGATGCGACTGACGGTATCAACAAGATCAATAGCCTACTAGTCAGTAACATTGAAGATTTACCAGCCGAAGTTCGTGGTGCAGAGTTCGCATCGATCCGAGTAGTTATCGAAGAGCTGGCGAAACGTGGCGTCACGAATGTAACATTTGACCCAACACTGATGCGTGGTTTCGACTATTACACCGGTATTGTATTTGAGATTTTTGACGAAGCCCCGGAGAACCGGCGTGCTATGTTTGGCGGCGGGCGCTATGATGGTCTGGTCGGACTGTTCGGTGTCGAAGATTTGCCTGTAGTTGGTGCGGCTCCGGGCGAAACGATGTTTGTAGAATTCCTGGTTGCCCATGATCTATTGCCGAATTTACAGCCAACGCCACAGGTCACAGTTCTCGAGCTAGGTGATGCTGACAGTTCGAGCGTCGTTACCGAATTGCGCACTAATGGTATTCGAGTCGCGGTAGACTTTACTAATCGCAAGCTAGACAGGAAAATCAAAGCCGCCGTCAAAGCAGGCGTATCCTATGTGATGTTCGTGGGTAATGACGAACTCACTAGCGGTAATTTCCCGCTGAAAAACCTCGTTAACGGCGAGCAAAACACCCTAGATCTAGAGCAAATCATCGTCACGGTATCGAGCTAA